A stretch of Labrus mixtus chromosome 7, fLabMix1.1, whole genome shotgun sequence DNA encodes these proteins:
- the LOC132977214 gene encoding dystroglycan 1-like: MDYRQSAGRGLGLRGGLDVRLPRTRALLLGFLLAAAGLLSPLVAGEEMDIDVLGGVELLEAGEGMGRELEASMTSSLLQDFQEVTEGLHAMEAVAMETMDRSVTQQSTTPTAFPDSAAVVGRIFKMKVPNKKEDVYLGDIIKITELGRDSLPSWLHWFPHSRTLQGLPLEEDKGVHYISVSISNQSKSSASSDMFSIEVHPEDHSDSDSAQLASNQASTDDDVQSFMCSNEEPVTVLTVILDADLTKMSSEQRVELLDNMRSFSGVELQHMKILPVVNNRLFDMSAFMAGPGNAKKVVENGALLSWKLGCSLDQSTVPNINSVQGPAKEGTMSAKLGFPVVGWHIANKKPHIPKRVRRQLNNTPTPVLAVLPPTTVVEPPVRIIPTISSPSIAAPTESSAPPVRGPVPLPGKPTIRVRDPIAHTPTLGPPQPTRVMETTSTIPIQPTMTRPTYVEATATPPTPTRRPTKKPKRPKTTPVPKEPKTSTAKPPRRTTPSAGVVPDPFNKKPSLRNPIDQVNTLVGTYFEVKIPSDTFFDPEDGTTDKLRLTLRQNHNEVVGEGSWIQFNTTSQLLYGLPDVQHVGKHEYFMQAADKGGLTAIDAFEVRVSRWPINDKTPAIFTARFDGDPRSVTNDIHKKILLVKKLAYALGDRNSSTVSLRNISKGSIVVEWTNTSLPTQPCPKEQLQVMSRTLASADGKPSQTFRYSMEPEFRPLDVMVKGRASCRMFSFIPPGEIDIPEPPAVTPALGTGRQSTDDVYLHTVIPAVVVAAILLIAGIIAMICYRKKRKGKLTIEDQATFIKKGVPIIFADELDDSKPPPSSSMPLILQEEKPPLPPPEYPNMATPETTPLNQELLGEYTALRDEDPNAPPYQPPPPFTTPMEGKGSRPKNMTPYRSPPPYVPP, translated from the exons ATGGATTATAGACAGAGTGCAGGCCGGGGGCTCGGGCTGAGGGGGGGTCTCGATGTCAGACTCCCCAGGACTAGAGCCCTGCTGCTGGGCTTCCTGCTGGCGGCAGCGGGGCTTCTCTCACCATTGGTGGCGGGTGAGGAGATGGATATAGATGTGCTGGGGGGGGTGGAGTTACTGGAAGCAGGAGAGGGCATGGGCAGAGAGCTGGAGGCGTCCATGACATCATCCTTGCTGCAGGACTTCCAGGAAGTGACCGAGGGGCTGCACGCCATGGaggctgttgccatggaaaccatgGACAGGTCGGTGACTCAGCAGAGCACGACGCCCACCGCCTTCCCAGACTCAGCGGCGGTAGTCGGTCGGATCTTTAAGATGAAGGTGCCCAACAAGAAGGAGGATGTTTACCTGGGTGACATCATCAAG ATCACAGAGTTGGGTCGGGACTCCCTCCCCTCATGGCTGCATTGGTTCCCCCACAGCAGGACCCTACAGGGTTTACCTTTGGAGGAGGATAAAGGTGTCCACTACATCTCTGTCTCCATCTCCAACCAATCCAAATCCTCCGCTTCCTCAGACATGTTTTCCATAGAGGTTCACCCTGAGGATCATTCAGACTCAGATTCAGCCCAGCTGGCGTCAAATCAAGCCTCCACAGACGACGATGTCCAGTCGTTTATGTGTAGCAACGAGGAGCCGGTCACCGTGCTTACGGTGATCCTAGACGCAGATCTGACAAAGATGAGCTCTGAGCAGAGAGTGGAGCTGCTCGATAACATGAGGAGCTTCTCTGGAGTGGAGCTGCAGCACATGAAGATCCTCCCTGTGGTCAACAACAGGTTGTTCGACATGTCTGCATTCATGGCCGGGCCGGGGAATGCCAAAAAG GTGGTGGAGAACGGCGCCCTCTTGTCCTGGAAGCTCGGCTGCTCACTGGACCAGAGTACAGTCCCAAACATCAACAGTGTCCAGGGTCCTGCTAAAGAAGGCACAATGTCCGCCAAACTGGGCTTCCCTGTGGTGGGGTGGCACATTGCCAACAAGAAACCCCACATCCCAAAGAGGGTCAGGCGTCAGCTAAACAATACCCCGACCCCCGTCCTGGCAGTTCTTCCTCCAACGACTGTAGTAGAGCCTCCAGTGAGGATCATCCCGACCATTTCTTCACCATCTATTGCTGCTCCAACCGAAAGCTCTGCTCCTCCAGTGAGAGGCCCCGTCCCTCTACCAGGAAAACCCACCATCAGAGTCCGTGACCCAATCGCTCACACCCCGACCCTGGGACCCCCTCAGCCAACAAGGGTCATGGAGACCACCAGCACCATTCCTATCCAGCCAACCATGACCAGGCCTACCTATGTGGAGGCCACAGCCACGCCCCCCACACCTACAAGAAGACCTACCAAGAAACCCAAGAGACCCAAAACCACACCAGTTCCCAAAGAGCCAAAGACTTCAACAGCAAAACCCCCCAGACGCACCACGCCGTCAGCTGGAGTCGTCCCTGACCCGTTCAACAAGAAGCCCTCCCTGCGTAACCCCATTGACCAGGTCAACACACTGGTGGGCACCTACTTTGAGGTGAAAATCCCGTCTGATACATTCTTTGATCCAGAGGATGGAACTACAGACAAGCTGCGTCTCACTCTGAGGCAGAACCACAATGAAGTGGTTGGAGAGGGCTCCTGGATCCAGTTCAACACCACCAGCCAGCTTCTGTACGGCCTTCCTGATGTCCAACACGTTGGgaaacatgaatatttcatgCAGGCGGCCGACAAAGGTGGCCTGACTGCAATCGATGCTTTTGAGGTCCGTGTGAGCCGCTGGCCCATCAATGACAAGACCCCTGCCATCTTCACGGCTCGCTTTGATGGTGATCCACGGTCAGTGACAAACGACATCCACAAGAAGATCCTCCTGGTCAAGAAGCTGGCATACGCTCTCGGGGacagaaacagcagcacagTCAGTCTCAGGAACATCAGCAAAGGCTCCATTGTGGTCGAGTGGACTAACACCAGCCTCCCAACACAGCCATGCCCCAAAGAACAGCTACAAGTCATGAGCAGGACTCTCGCTAGTGCTGATGGGAAGCCCTCACAGACCTTTAGGTATTCTATGGAGCCTGAATTCAGACCTCTGGATGTCATGGTGAAGGGACGTGCCAGCTGCAGGATGTTTTCCTTCATCCCCCCAGGAGAGATCGACATCCCTGAACCTCCGGCAGTCACTCCAGCTCTGGGGACAGGCAGGCAGAGCACAGATGATGTTTACCTCCACACAGTCATTCCTGCTGTGGTGGTGGCAGCCATCTTGCTCATAGCAGGTATCATAGCGATGATCTGCTataggaagaagagaaaaggcaAGCTGACCATTGAAGATCAGGCCacctttataaaaaaaggtGTACCTATCATATTTGCTGATGAGCTGGACGACTCTAAGCCGCCTCCTTCTTCCAGTATGCCCCTGattctgcaggaggagaagccCCCACTCCCGCCCCCTGAGTACCCCAACATGGCCACTCCAGAGACCACTCCCCTCAACCAGGAGCTTCTGGGAGAGTACACCGCTCTGCGGGACGAGGACCCGAACGCCCCTCCCTACCAGCCGCCACCTCCCTTTACCACCCCGATGGAGGGCAAAGGCTCCCGTCCCAAGAACATGACCCCCTACAGATCTCCTCCTCCCTACGTGCCCCCCTAA